One genomic region from Nostoc sphaeroides encodes:
- a CDS encoding MotA/TolQ/ExbB proton channel family protein produces the protein MDILDLFYKGGPAMWPLLVISILSLSVIFERLWFWLRILTQEKQIVDRILDAAQNNWQEAADIAKRANHQPVGRFLYAPLRFPKTDVETFRLALESTAEDELAGMRRGEKLLEAVIALAPLLGLLGTVLGLIQSLRSIRIGDLGTESTAGVTTGIGESLISTAAGLIVAIISLVFYRLFQSFVVNQVKVFRKAGNEMELLYRQSPPDFSNSTSAIIRENFIPPRKPGKTRLPEPPEPPDSPN, from the coding sequence GTGGATATTTTAGATTTATTTTATAAGGGCGGGCCAGCTATGTGGCCTTTGCTAGTTATCTCGATTCTGTCCTTGAGTGTGATTTTTGAGCGTTTGTGGTTCTGGTTGCGAATTTTGACTCAGGAAAAGCAAATAGTCGATCGCATCCTGGATGCTGCCCAGAATAATTGGCAAGAAGCTGCTGACATTGCAAAACGAGCAAACCATCAGCCTGTCGGGCGTTTTCTCTATGCCCCCTTACGTTTTCCAAAAACTGATGTAGAAACCTTTCGACTCGCACTTGAGTCCACAGCCGAAGATGAGTTGGCTGGAATGCGGCGGGGCGAAAAACTTTTAGAAGCCGTAATTGCCCTCGCGCCTCTGCTGGGATTGTTGGGCACTGTTTTGGGGCTAATCCAGTCTCTACGCTCAATTCGGATTGGGGATTTAGGAACTGAATCTACCGCCGGGGTGACTACTGGTATTGGTGAATCCTTAATTAGTACGGCAGCAGGGCTAATAGTTGCCATTATTAGTTTGGTATTTTATCGCCTATTTCAAAGTTTTGTAGTCAACCAAGTCAAAGTTTTTCGTAAGGCAGGGAATGAGATGGAATTACTCTACCGCCAGTCCCCCCCTGATTTTAGTAATAGTACATCAGCAATTATCCGGGAAAATTTCATTCCACCCCGCAAGCCAGGAAAGACTAGGTTGCCTGAACCTCCTGAACCCCCGGATTCACCTAATTAG
- a CDS encoding bifunctional serine/threonine-protein kinase/ABC transporter substrate-binding protein, with protein sequence MQKPMEVYCTRPSCTKPENTIPGDYLNSNTTQILCSNCKMPLILRGHFVAISFIGSGGFGRTFKALDLHFPYTTRVIKQLHPRNTSGQILTPTILRRIEEMFLREAITLDRLRHPRIPKFLAFFTMELEEETGYVQKFFYLVQDYIEGKNLAQELQEVGSFSEGEVINIFKEILNLLNYIHNYDGTNGVIHRDIKPANIIRCSQDDKLYLIDFGAVKQILQGLEVETTSIVLDPNFAPPEQFDRDKVSPASDLYATATTCLCLLTGITDTRELLLNSSWRVHVPVRDQHFAKALDEMLKRRQEDRPQSAQEVLKILSGEPNSSSHRTQRANSGSSPKPRTLRRFLDWVRQLSRRWRSIISLGFSFLLGIAIAVAFNVRFYPKPLVPLPFANYFSRGEESLIAQLNAKAVDPSCKKAYNLKQEGMKAFKRASLSGNNNDFQEAYSKFTESIAMVRNSSENSCISDPETFIYQYNSRVAQATSARNLPTIAVVIPNMPEDNIALQILRGVALVLQEQDTNLPLFQILLASNNNIDQEVKKLAGFISDQNIPEEFNHFNKSQILGVIGRYTSKYLFNQNIEGVGEIYGKKELVLIAPTSTATRTINSQSITTQGKYLHPYVFRTASNDSIAASKLSKYVWDDLKLNNVLIIYDSKDIYSQSLAIEFQSKLSDKYQEGNYDLCDVSASINNALFCKNQLKNSEVQALMLAAPNVNYNEYLDIIKKVTSRKVQILAGDNLYKNIQNSANKITIAVSFHADNAKKNFNDKTEELWGIRKVSWRTMTSYDAAQVFVQALKNNNNPTRQSIFNKLNDENNFSATGATTEVRFNGDHDRKAVTDVGVLVQLNRSNPDSDEYGFTLLETPQRNNP encoded by the coding sequence ATGCAAAAACCAATGGAAGTTTACTGCACTCGTCCAAGTTGTACAAAACCGGAAAATACTATTCCCGGCGATTATTTAAATTCAAATACAACACAAATACTTTGCTCTAATTGTAAAATGCCATTGATTTTGCGGGGGCATTTTGTCGCCATAAGTTTTATAGGAAGCGGCGGATTTGGTAGAACTTTTAAAGCACTGGATCTGCACTTCCCGTACACAACCCGTGTAATTAAACAGTTGCACCCTAGAAATACTTCTGGACAAATATTAACTCCAACAATTCTCAGACGGATAGAAGAAATGTTTTTGAGAGAAGCAATCACTTTGGACAGACTAAGACATCCACGAATTCCCAAATTTTTGGCTTTTTTTACTATGGAACTTGAGGAAGAAACAGGCTATGTGCAAAAGTTTTTTTATTTAGTGCAGGATTATATAGAAGGAAAAAATTTAGCTCAGGAACTCCAGGAGGTGGGAAGCTTTTCAGAGGGTGAAGTTATAAACATTTTCAAGGAAATTCTGAACTTACTCAATTATATCCATAATTATGACGGTACTAACGGAGTTATACATAGAGATATTAAGCCTGCTAATATCATACGCTGTAGTCAGGACGATAAGCTATATCTAATAGATTTCGGTGCAGTTAAACAGATATTGCAAGGATTAGAGGTTGAGACAACATCTATAGTGCTAGATCCGAATTTTGCACCGCCTGAGCAATTTGATCGTGATAAAGTATCCCCTGCATCAGATTTATACGCCACAGCCACAACTTGTCTGTGTTTGTTAACAGGAATTACAGATACTCGTGAGCTTCTCTTGAATTCAAGTTGGAGAGTTCATGTGCCAGTGAGGGATCAGCATTTTGCAAAAGCTTTAGACGAAATGCTCAAACGCAGACAAGAAGATCGTCCTCAGTCTGCTCAAGAGGTTCTTAAGATTCTGTCTGGTGAACCTAATTCAAGCTCACATCGTACCCAAAGAGCTAATTCAGGCTCATCTCCTAAACCAAGAACGTTGAGGAGATTTCTTGATTGGGTGAGACAACTTTCTAGACGCTGGCGTTCGATAATAAGTTTAGGCTTTTCATTTTTATTAGGAATAGCGATCGCAGTTGCTTTCAATGTTAGATTTTATCCTAAACCATTAGTCCCACTACCTTTTGCCAACTATTTTAGCAGAGGGGAAGAATCTTTAATTGCTCAACTAAATGCAAAAGCTGTTGATCCAAGTTGCAAAAAAGCTTACAATCTTAAGCAAGAAGGAATGAAAGCTTTTAAAAGAGCTAGTTTGTCTGGTAATAATAACGATTTTCAAGAAGCTTACAGTAAGTTTACAGAATCTATAGCTATGGTAAGAAACTCTAGCGAAAATTCTTGTATATCTGATCCTGAAACATTCATTTATCAATACAACTCTAGGGTCGCTCAAGCTACATCAGCGCGTAACCTACCAACAATTGCAGTTGTTATTCCAAATATGCCCGAAGATAATATTGCATTACAAATACTACGTGGTGTAGCCCTAGTTTTACAAGAACAAGACACAAATTTACCATTGTTTCAAATACTCCTAGCAAGTAACAATAATATAGACCAGGAAGTAAAAAAGCTAGCTGGATTTATTTCTGATCAAAATATTCCAGAAGAATTTAATCATTTTAATAAAAGTCAAATTTTAGGAGTTATTGGCCGCTATACAAGCAAATATCTTTTTAATCAAAATATAGAGGGTGTAGGAGAAATTTATGGAAAAAAAGAACTTGTTTTGATTGCACCTACAAGTACCGCTACCAGGACAATCAATTCTCAATCAATAACAACTCAAGGAAAATATTTGCATCCTTATGTTTTCCGAACAGCTTCTAATGATTCCATTGCCGCATCAAAATTATCTAAATATGTATGGGATGATCTTAAATTAAATAACGTCCTGATTATTTACGATTCTAAAGATATTTATAGCCAATCTTTAGCCATAGAATTTCAATCTAAATTGAGCGATAAATATCAAGAAGGAAATTACGATCTTTGTGATGTATCAGCATCTATAAATAATGCTTTGTTTTGCAAAAATCAGTTGAAAAATTCCGAGGTACAGGCATTAATGTTAGCAGCTCCTAATGTAAATTATAATGAATATCTGGATATTATTAAAAAAGTAACGAGCAGAAAAGTTCAAATTTTAGCAGGAGACAATTTGTATAAAAACATACAAAACTCTGCTAATAAAATAACAATTGCGGTGTCTTTTCATGCAGATAATGCTAAAAAAAATTTTAATGATAAAACTGAAGAGCTTTGGGGAATAAGAAAAGTTAGTTGGAGAACAATGACTTCGTATGACGCAGCACAGGTATTTGTGCAAGCTTTAAAAAATAATAATAATCCAACTCGTCAAAGTATATTCAATAAGTTGAATGATGAGAATAATTTTTCTGCTACAGGTGCTACTACAGAGGTAAGATTTAATGGAGATCACGATCGCAAAGCAGTTACAGATGTTGGTGTTTTAGTACAACTTAATCGAAGTAATCCTGACAGTGATGAATATGGTTTTACTCTTTTAGAAACACCACAACGAAATAATCCCTAA
- a CDS encoding phage holin family protein produces MNIVTLLIVWLVTAISLLIISKLPLGVEIDTPGKAFLSAAVLGIVTAIVRPILSLVFAVPNLLTLDLLSSIFTFMIAVVCFSIAAWLVEGFRLRYGIWSAVIGAFALTIINSLIYKLLGV; encoded by the coding sequence ATGAATATCGTTACGCTTTTAATTGTTTGGTTGGTAACAGCTATCAGCCTGTTGATAATTAGTAAATTACCTTTGGGAGTTGAAATTGATACTCCTGGTAAAGCCTTCCTTTCTGCCGCAGTGCTTGGTATCGTGACGGCAATAGTCAGACCGATTTTAAGCCTCGTTTTTGCAGTACCAAATTTGCTCACATTGGACTTGCTATCCAGCATTTTCACATTTATGATTGCCGTGGTTTGTTTTAGTATTGCTGCTTGGTTAGTTGAGGGCTTTCGCTTGCGTTACGGTATTTGGAGTGCCGTTATTGGGGCATTTGCGCTGACTATAATTAACAGCTTAATCTACAAATTATTAGGCGTCTAA
- a CDS encoding NB-ARC domain-containing protein yields MPDRFSLKASQQGKKLIKEAWKRLILKHGTAIASASDMNEIFLQEASKILQPDKNWDNVSEDHCAISEATLKRFREAKVRITASTFNTFCKVLDLNWEDVAENEADANRDLSEAPPPISFYGRTQELAELQECLIQKGCRLVLIHGMGGVGKSALVRHLVDTIADKYNRLLWVSLESAPPFKKILNRLVQFLSKGEQEEGDIYQLMQYLHHQKCLIVLDAWEEIMDNHSEDYTNYNVFVEKVAKESHKSSLFLLSRRKPDNIAILEGKFVFSKKSLPLMKKDVKEFLSAEGLFGTDIELEKFSERYNNPWILKRIIQSIHNVFNGDISPFINNGEVTTVIDELTTGFLNQQFKRLSQAEINLIYWVGIRRNTALWNHLVQDSKHFITYQQLFETLNNLIERHSLISKNTEEVSLIYILEPIVLKYINERFIAENYAQINQIFINEIINGCELFITHGFITGYPKDEELNQEQMRRIVKPIEKMLLANFRSQQQLENQLKKVLSLLEEKGLSQRYASQNISHLISAGKQN; encoded by the coding sequence ATGCCCGATCGCTTTTCTCTCAAAGCCTCTCAACAGGGAAAAAAACTTATCAAGGAAGCCTGGAAGAGGCTAATTCTCAAACATGGAACGGCGATTGCAAGTGCTTCAGATATGAATGAAATATTTCTTCAAGAAGCAAGTAAGATTTTACAACCAGATAAAAACTGGGATAATGTTTCAGAAGACCATTGTGCTATATCTGAAGCTACTTTGAAACGCTTTCGGGAAGCAAAGGTGCGTATTACTGCTTCTACTTTTAATACTTTTTGTAAAGTGTTGGACTTGAACTGGGAAGATGTAGCAGAAAATGAAGCAGATGCTAATAGAGATTTGAGCGAAGCACCCCCTCCTATTAGTTTTTATGGACGTACCCAAGAATTAGCTGAACTTCAGGAATGCCTTATCCAAAAAGGTTGCCGATTAGTCCTTATTCACGGAATGGGGGGAGTTGGAAAAAGCGCCTTAGTTCGCCATTTAGTAGATACAATTGCTGATAAATATAATCGCTTACTGTGGGTTTCCCTAGAATCTGCACCACCATTTAAAAAGATATTGAACAGACTGGTGCAATTTTTATCTAAAGGTGAACAAGAAGAAGGCGATATTTACCAACTCATGCAGTATTTACATCATCAAAAATGTTTAATAGTGCTGGATGCTTGGGAGGAAATTATGGACAATCATAGCGAAGATTATACAAACTATAATGTATTTGTTGAGAAAGTTGCTAAAGAATCCCACAAAAGCTCTTTATTTTTACTTAGTAGAAGAAAACCTGACAATATTGCAATATTAGAAGGAAAATTTGTTTTTTCCAAAAAATCGTTACCTCTTATGAAAAAAGACGTAAAAGAATTTTTAAGTGCAGAAGGTCTATTTGGTACAGATATTGAACTAGAGAAATTTAGTGAGCGTTATAATAATCCGTGGATACTTAAAAGAATTATACAAAGCATTCATAATGTCTTTAATGGCGATATATCACCTTTTATAAATAATGGTGAAGTTACAACTGTTATTGATGAATTAACCACTGGTTTTTTAAATCAGCAATTCAAAAGACTTTCACAAGCAGAAATAAATCTGATCTATTGGGTAGGTATCAGACGCAATACAGCGTTGTGGAATCATTTAGTACAAGATAGTAAGCATTTTATAACTTATCAGCAGTTATTTGAGACTCTAAACAATTTAATTGAAAGGCATTCTTTAATATCTAAAAACACAGAAGAAGTTTCATTAATTTATATACTAGAACCAATTGTTTTAAAATATATTAATGAGCGATTTATTGCCGAAAATTACGCACAGATTAACCAAATATTTATTAATGAAATCATTAATGGTTGTGAACTGTTTATTACTCATGGTTTCATTACAGGATACCCAAAAGATGAAGAACTTAATCAGGAACAAATGAGGCGGATTGTTAAACCTATTGAAAAAATGCTATTGGCTAACTTTCGTAGTCAGCAGCAACTTGAAAATCAACTTAAAAAAGTTTTGTCACTATTGGAAGAGAAAGGATTATCTCAAAGATATGCCTCTCAAAATATTTCACATTTGATCTCGGCTGGCAAACAAAACTAG
- a CDS encoding iron uptake porin — MFSFFRASLSLVTAIFILVLAPFARVHAENSLKVLTNQKSTDSLDKVSQSAQLDSAPVTSVTQLSDVQQTDWAFQALQSLVERYGCIAGYSDGSFKGDRAITRFEFATGLNACLDKVNQRIDADITQIVNKEDLATLQKLQKEFATELATLRGRVDALETRTEQLEQQRFSTTTKLNGQIIFAATDAVGDASPSGNGDQSNLTFSSRVRLNFDTSFTGQDRLRIRFQASNVVNPTAPGNEARLSFQSGTDANNNVFLSKLEYRFPIGDKVSFLLGTGFNTYFDDADVINPLQSDGNAAISRFGRYSPIFRLGGDTGVGVTFKPNGNLKAEIFYLAGNTNNPSSGLFNGKYGALAQIVFYPNEKDPITKIAFTYVNAYTDNGLGHNTGSIHSNLGGRRVSSNSYGIETNVKISDGFQLGGWVAYTNARALTGEVKGDADIWSWAVTLAFPEQGNLDKGNLGGIIVGMQPKLTGSSADLSGLPPRDPDTGFHIEGFYRYQINDNISITPGLIWLTAPNHNEQNGDIFVGVIRTTFKI, encoded by the coding sequence ATGTTTAGTTTTTTCAGAGCTTCTCTGAGCTTAGTTACTGCTATCTTCATTTTAGTCCTAGCTCCCTTTGCCAGGGTTCACGCTGAAAATTCACTAAAAGTTTTAACAAATCAAAAAAGCACTGATTCCCTTGATAAAGTTAGTCAATCTGCTCAACTGGATTCTGCACCAGTCACTTCAGTTACCCAGCTTTCTGATGTGCAACAGACAGACTGGGCATTTCAAGCGTTGCAGTCTCTAGTTGAGCGTTATGGCTGTATCGCTGGATACTCTGATGGTAGTTTCAAAGGCGATCGCGCCATAACTCGCTTTGAGTTTGCTACTGGATTGAACGCCTGCTTAGACAAAGTTAATCAACGAATTGATGCTGATATTACACAGATAGTTAACAAAGAAGATTTGGCGACTTTGCAAAAGCTACAAAAGGAATTTGCAACAGAACTTGCTACTTTACGGGGTAGAGTTGATGCTTTGGAAACACGTACCGAACAGTTAGAGCAACAACGGTTCTCTACCACTACAAAACTTAATGGTCAAATAATATTTGCTGCCACAGATGCTGTTGGAGATGCTAGCCCTAGTGGAAATGGGGATCAAAGCAACCTCACATTTTCTAGTCGGGTGCGTCTCAACTTTGATACCAGCTTTACTGGACAAGATCGGCTGCGGATACGATTTCAGGCGAGTAATGTAGTAAACCCAACTGCACCCGGAAATGAAGCTCGTTTAAGCTTCCAATCTGGTACTGATGCAAATAATAATGTTTTCCTCAGTAAGCTGGAATATCGTTTTCCCATAGGCGATAAGGTAAGTTTTCTGTTGGGTACAGGTTTTAATACTTACTTCGATGATGCGGATGTGATTAATCCTCTACAAAGCGATGGGAATGCTGCTATTTCTCGATTCGGTCGATACAGTCCGATTTTTCGTTTAGGTGGAGATACGGGCGTAGGTGTCACCTTTAAGCCGAATGGCAATTTAAAAGCAGAAATATTTTATTTAGCAGGTAATACCAACAACCCTAGTAGCGGCTTGTTTAATGGTAAATATGGTGCATTGGCGCAGATTGTATTCTATCCAAACGAAAAAGATCCAATTACCAAAATTGCCTTCACTTACGTCAATGCCTACACTGACAACGGTTTAGGACATAATACTGGCAGTATACACTCCAACTTGGGTGGCCGAAGAGTTTCTTCTAATTCCTATGGGATTGAAACGAATGTCAAAATTAGTGATGGCTTTCAACTTGGTGGATGGGTAGCCTATACCAATGCGCGGGCTTTAACCGGGGAAGTTAAAGGTGATGCTGATATCTGGAGTTGGGCTGTTACCCTAGCCTTCCCCGAGCAAGGTAATTTGGATAAAGGTAATTTGGGAGGGATTATCGTTGGGATGCAGCCTAAATTGACTGGTTCTTCAGCAGATTTATCAGGTTTACCTCCTCGTGACCCCGATACGGGATTTCATATTGAAGGGTTTTATCGGTATCAAATCAACGACAATATCAGTATTACTCCTGGTTTAATTTGGCTGACAGCACCAAATCACAACGAGCAGAATGGGGATATTTTTGTGGGAGTAATTAGAACTACGTTCAAGATATAA
- a CDS encoding RNA-guided endonuclease InsQ/TnpB family protein has translation MRLFLNPEQKALLKQWFGVSRFVYNTTMKYLQEPGTKANWMAIKTCILNDLPDWAKSVPFQVKSIAIKDACNAVKAAKRGFKEDGQIRKCRFRSRKDTKQSIFVPKSAIKDCGIYHSILGKCWLKESLPTAFSDGRLTLAYGEYYLIVSEEVQPVLTDNQGRLVALDPGVRTFMTYFSEQSYGWLGNDSNLFIQKLCFRLDRLVSRISSSPSQQKIRLRKAASRLRCKIKNLVKELHHKTARFLVDNFDVILLPTFETSQMVSKSRRKLRNKSVRQMLTLSHYEFKTFLKWKAWEQSKTVIDCNEAYTSKTVSWTGEIVKNLGGARKILSLSTGLKMNRDLNGARGIFLRALVDTPWLKSQLAL, from the coding sequence ATGCGACTATTCCTAAACCCTGAACAGAAAGCTTTGCTTAAGCAGTGGTTTGGTGTTAGTCGTTTTGTTTACAACACAACAATGAAATATTTGCAAGAGCCAGGCACAAAAGCTAATTGGATGGCGATTAAAACCTGCATTCTTAATGACTTACCAGATTGGGCAAAGTCTGTTCCCTTCCAGGTTAAATCAATCGCTATCAAAGATGCTTGTAACGCAGTCAAAGCGGCAAAGCGGGGCTTTAAAGAAGACGGGCAAATCCGTAAGTGTAGATTTCGGAGTAGAAAAGACACCAAACAATCTATTTTTGTGCCGAAATCTGCCATTAAAGATTGTGGTATATACCACTCAATTTTAGGCAAGTGTTGGCTAAAAGAGTCCTTGCCTACAGCTTTCAGCGATGGTAGATTAACGCTTGCCTATGGCGAGTATTACCTTATTGTCTCTGAAGAAGTGCAGCCAGTTTTAACCGATAACCAAGGTAGACTGGTTGCCTTAGATCCTGGTGTACGCACGTTTATGACTTACTTTAGTGAGCAGTCCTATGGATGGTTGGGGAATGATTCTAATCTATTCATTCAGAAGCTTTGTTTTCGTTTAGATAGGTTGGTTTCAAGGATATCTTCATCACCTAGTCAACAAAAAATAAGGTTGAGAAAAGCTGCAAGTAGACTTCGTTGCAAGATTAAAAACTTAGTTAAAGAGTTACATCACAAAACAGCTAGATTTTTGGTTGATAACTTTGATGTAATTTTGCTACCAACTTTTGAAACATCTCAGATGGTATCAAAATCACGTCGTAAACTACGAAACAAATCTGTTCGGCAGATGCTAACGCTTTCTCATTATGAGTTCAAGACTTTTCTTAAGTGGAAAGCTTGGGAACAGTCGAAAACCGTCATTGATTGCAACGAAGCTTATACCTCAAAAACAGTGTCATGGACAGGCGAGATCGTCAAGAATCTAGGTGGAGCGAGAAAAATTTTGTCTCTCTCTACTGGGCTAAAGATGAATCGGGATCTAAATGGTGCCCGTGGGATTTTCCTTCGGGCATTGGTTGATACGCCTTGGTTAAAGAGCCAATTAGCTCTTTAA
- a CDS encoding YkvA family protein, whose amino-acid sequence MKFSIQSLYTWYRDVLRNPKYRWWVILGTLVYLVSPFDVLPDFIPVVGQIDDVFLLTLLVSEVSGLVIEGWKARKGEVGTEVPNTTEGSTSSASTIDVDAVSVK is encoded by the coding sequence ATGAAATTTTCAATCCAATCACTTTACACTTGGTACCGCGATGTGCTTCGTAACCCCAAGTACCGTTGGTGGGTAATTTTAGGAACGTTAGTCTATTTGGTCAGCCCATTTGATGTTCTGCCAGATTTTATACCTGTTGTGGGGCAGATTGATGATGTTTTCCTTTTGACCCTGCTAGTTTCTGAGGTGTCTGGGCTAGTAATTGAGGGCTGGAAAGCTCGTAAAGGTGAGGTGGGTACTGAAGTGCCTAATACTACTGAGGGTTCTACCTCTAGTGCAAGCACTATTGATGTTGATGCTGTTTCTGTTAAGTAG
- the psb29 gene encoding photosystem II biogenesis protein Psp29, which translates to MNNVRTVSDTKRTFYNLHTRPINTIYRRVVEELMVEMHLLSVNIDFSYNSIYALGVVTTFDRFMQGYEPERDQESIFNALCRAMEQDPQRYRQDAERLQGVAKLLPVKDLIGWLGQTTYLDRDGDLQAQLQAIANNPNFKYNRLFAIGVFSLLEQSDPELVKDEKQLTEALKAIAAGLHLSDDKLNKDLELYRSNLDKMAQALIVMADMLSADRKKREQRKQQSTTPVAPPSSNE; encoded by the coding sequence GTGAACAACGTCCGTACTGTCTCTGATACAAAACGAACTTTTTACAATCTTCATACCCGTCCGATCAACACTATTTATCGTCGGGTAGTAGAAGAATTGATGGTGGAAATGCATCTACTGTCAGTAAATATCGATTTTAGCTACAATTCAATTTATGCCTTGGGCGTCGTCACTACTTTTGACCGCTTCATGCAAGGCTATGAACCAGAACGGGATCAAGAATCAATTTTTAACGCCCTATGTCGGGCTATGGAACAAGATCCGCAACGCTATCGACAGGATGCTGAAAGATTGCAAGGTGTAGCTAAACTTTTGCCAGTTAAAGATTTAATTGGGTGGCTAGGCCAAACTACTTACTTAGATCGAGATGGTGACTTGCAAGCACAACTGCAAGCGATCGCCAACAATCCTAACTTTAAATACAACCGTTTGTTCGCAATTGGTGTATTTTCGTTATTAGAACAGTCAGATCCTGAATTAGTCAAAGATGAAAAGCAACTCACGGAGGCGCTAAAAGCGATCGCTGCTGGTTTGCACTTGTCCGATGACAAACTCAACAAGGATTTGGAGCTATACCGTTCTAACCTAGACAAGATGGCGCAAGCGCTAATAGTGATGGCAGATATGCTCTCAGCCGATCGCAAAAAACGCGAACAACGTAAACAACAATCAACTACCCCCGTTGCTCCCCCAAGTTCTAACGAATAA
- a CDS encoding ExbD/TolR family protein yields MKVNLHTPIEEVQIQIIPLIDVVFCILTFFLLAALQFTRQQAINVDLPKASASSVSGITSQSGSLIVTIDAVGNTYIEKQPVQRDDLGARLKQYLQANPSAVVVLNASRTATYNDVIETLDLLRQVGGDRVSLGIIPGPSQPPTNSLNQPNIPSFPIDPGAAPIPTTAPFPGINPEGNLTPKFPSAPNSVPLPGITQPPTGQGINPINPGISNPPASQAPVAPKQTQPSLKR; encoded by the coding sequence ATGAAAGTTAATCTACATACGCCAATTGAAGAAGTCCAAATTCAAATCATCCCTTTAATAGATGTTGTTTTTTGTATTCTGACGTTTTTTTTGTTAGCGGCATTACAATTTACGCGCCAACAGGCAATAAATGTTGATTTGCCCAAAGCTAGCGCCAGTTCAGTATCTGGAATAACATCACAGAGTGGAAGTCTGATTGTAACTATCGATGCCGTTGGCAATACTTACATAGAAAAACAGCCTGTACAACGGGATGATTTGGGAGCGAGGTTAAAACAGTATCTCCAAGCAAACCCTAGTGCCGTTGTGGTGCTGAATGCTTCGCGGACAGCAACTTATAATGATGTGATTGAGACATTGGATTTGCTACGGCAAGTAGGAGGCGATCGCGTTTCTTTAGGAATTATTCCTGGCCCCTCTCAACCACCCACAAACTCACTCAATCAGCCTAATATTCCCTCTTTCCCAATCGATCCTGGTGCAGCACCAATACCCACCACCGCACCATTTCCAGGCATCAATCCCGAAGGAAATCTTACCCCAAAATTCCCCTCAGCACCTAATTCTGTACCCCTTCCTGGCATAACTCAGCCTCCAACTGGACAAGGTATCAACCCTATCAATCCTGGTATTTCCAACCCACCAGCATCCCAAGCGCCTGTAGCACCTAAACAAACCCAACCTAGTCTTAAAAGATGA
- a CDS encoding IS607 family transposase, whose translation MPYIPLRKAVEFLGLHPNTLRKYADEGKIKSIKNEAGQRLFDVESYQRDAIESTLVCYCRVSSPKLRDDLQRQVEFMQERYPNAEIVKDIGSGLNFKRKGLQALLVRFMRGDKLTIVIACRDRLCRFGFELFQFMAEQNGGSIVVLSNPIHCPESELTADLLAILHVFSCRMHGLRRKAKKIKEDATIPKP comes from the coding sequence ATGCCATATATACCACTCAGAAAAGCAGTCGAATTTCTGGGTTTGCACCCAAACACCTTAAGGAAGTACGCAGATGAAGGAAAGATCAAAAGCATCAAAAACGAAGCAGGGCAAAGACTCTTTGATGTCGAGTCCTACCAACGCGATGCAATTGAGTCTACCCTTGTTTGCTACTGTCGAGTTAGTTCACCAAAGCTTCGAGATGACTTGCAGCGACAAGTTGAATTCATGCAAGAGCGATACCCAAACGCCGAAATCGTCAAAGACATTGGAAGTGGACTCAACTTCAAAAGGAAAGGATTGCAAGCCTTATTGGTCAGATTTATGCGAGGTGATAAGCTCACAATTGTTATTGCCTGTAGAGACAGATTGTGTAGATTTGGATTTGAGCTATTTCAATTCATGGCAGAGCAAAACGGTGGATCAATCGTGGTTCTCTCAAATCCTATTCACTGCCCAGAGTCCGAACTCACGGCCGATCTTCTTGCCATCCTTCACGTCTTCAGTTGCAGAATGCACGGACTCAGAAGAAAAGCCAAGAAAATCAAAGAAGATGCGACTATTCCTAAACCCTGA